The Mucilaginibacter sp. PAMB04168 genome contains the following window.
CGTCAGATCAATCAGCGGCTCAGCACCCAATTGCAAAGCCCCGTGGGGATGGCTTACTCGCCGGCCTACCTGCACCGCAAAAGCCGCAATCTTGACACTATTCTTACACTCTACCAGGTAGATTCACTAACCTTCAGGAGCCAGGTACTGACCAGCTTATCCGCACTGGCGCAAAAGCACCAGGTAAAGGTGATCGAACTGCCATCGGATATCGACAACCCTTATAATCGCACATCGGTATACCAGGTACAAAAAATCGGGCTGCAAGGTAGCTTTGCACAGGTCACGCGCTTGTACAATGAGTTGCAGGCCACAGCGAAGATAGGCCGCATACGCTCTGCACTGTACAGCGTAAAGGAGCAGCGTACCAGCAACGGAACAGACCGGCTACTCCGCTTGGACCTCTTCCTGGAAATTCAGTTATAAAGGCTCATTTTCTGGAAAGTTATTATCGTTAAAGTGTCTTTATTGACCGCATGGTTAATTGAAAATAATGGGCTTTAAATATTGCAGAATAATTTTAAGTTGGCTAAATTGTGGATCAATTCACAATTTAAAAAAATCAATAACTGCCCCAACCTTATGCAATTAGTCTTCACTTATTCTGGCTGACCATCTAGTCCCATCTCTAAACTTACGAAAATTTAATGCTACCGGGCTTGGGTAGTAAAATATCGCATTGCTTGAAACTTATGTCAAATTTCAAGTATGTATAAATTTTATTCTGCTGTCATGACGATTTTCTCAGGAATGCCGAGGGTGGTGTTGGCGATAAAATCGCGGTTGATCAATTAAACTTCTTTAAATGGTTCCAAGACGGGTGGGATCCTAAAGATATATGAACCATATCTATTTTCAGTTCATATGTATGAAAGATATAGGCGCTTACCTCTGCATTGTTTTTATATGAAGAAATTCTTAATAGTAGTTATAGCCTCATTGGTCACTTCAATCGCCCATGGCCAAAATACATTTCCATTCCCTCAGACCGGAAATATTGGTATTGGTACGCTATCCCCGCAGGCTACACTCGACGTCAGTTTTAATGCAATTATCGGCGCAGGTGCAGACAAGTGGAATATACCGCTCAGTATAATGAAAAATAGCGATGGGTGGGGCAGTGATAATCCTTTATTGGTTTTAAAACATAGTGGGATGGGTAATAATATCTATTCGAACCCGTCAACCGATCTGGGAATCCTACGAATTCAAGGATTTAACAGTGCTGTGGCTAATAAAGCAATTAATTCGAACGACAATTTTTTCGTTTTTACTAATGGCTCGGTTGGCGTGAATACAGCAAGCGTCCCGGTGGGTTATAAGTTAGCTATAGCTGGCAACGCCATTGCTGAATCCATTACTGTGAAGCTACAGTCTGCCTGGCCAGATTACGTTTTTAAGCCATCGTATTATTTACCGCCATTGGCAGCGTTGAGGGCCTACGTTGATAAAAATTATCACTTGCCAGATGTTCCTTCTGCAGTTGAAGTCTCTGAGATGGGTATCAACTTGGGGGAAATGAATAAGGTGCTATTAAGAAAAGTAGAAGAGCTGACATTGTATTTATGCGATCAAGACAAGGAGATGAAAGCATTGAAAGCCAAGATGAAGCGCACGCAGATTAATCAGCAAAAGGAAATTCGTCAACTGAAAAAGTTGATTCTTACAAGACAGAAAGTGCATTAACAGTACCGAATTTGCATTTTACTCCGCTACCGAGGTGAGTTTGCTACAGATTATATAAGTCTGGCCAGTTAAATAGGAAAGATATTCAACCTTTTGAAAAATGAAAGTAAAAGCTTATTTGATAGGATGCGTATTTAACGTTTTATTGTTAGGGTGTTACTATAGAAGCGATAGTGGAGAAGCCAATATTCAACTTACTGATCTTAAGATGATAACCTTAGATACGGTCGAAAGGTATATGCCGATCGAACTTATCAGTACCTATCCAGTTGAAGTAGAATGTAATTTAAAAAAAAAATTGCTACTCTATATGTTTGCAAAACAGTAAAATATGTCGACACCACATATGTATTTGACTTATGTAAAAAGCCACCTGAATTTATATACTTTAACAAAGACAAAAATTCTGAAATTGCTATTGATCTAAAATCGCTTTTAAATTATAAAGACTCTTTAGTTACAATATTTACCCCAAAGCAGTTCAAAATTCCCATCAATTCAACGTATGTTTTAGCGACTTTAACCCGAATTACGGATGATTGATACTACTAAGCCCAGTCCTACAAGCTGGGGTTTTAGCCGGGCACAACAAGACAGATTTTGAGAACTACTAGCACAATGACCGTCCATACCTGATAGAAGGTAAGAAAGAAAATAATCGCTTAAACCACACTTATAAAGTTAAATCATACAATGCATCATCAAAATTTCATATGGAGAATATACTTAATAACTACCATATTACTGAGTTCTTTTAATACAATTCAGGCCCAAAATGCACTAGAGCTACCGAAAATAATGCCAACCTCGCCCAATGCTGCAGGATTAGGAGAATACGGCAACATTCCTATAAGTTTATATACCGGCTTGCCAAATATCAGTATACCATTATGGAATTTAAAAGGCCGGGAAATCGATTTTGATGTATCTTTAAGTTACAGGGCATCCGGTGTTAAGGTAGAAGATAATGCCTCATGGGTAGGGATGGGATGGTCCCTAAACGCAGGTGGTGTAATAACTCGAGTTATAAGAGATAAACCAGATTTTCAAAACGGTTTACAATCGCGTCCAATATTGCCATTACCAGCATCAAATCTTATGAGATACGACACCATTCAGTATTATAGCTATATGAAAGGAGTTGTTGATATGGAACCGGATGTCTTTAATTATAATTTTAATGGAAAGTCTGGAAGTTTTGTGTTTGACCGCTCGGGAGTTGCAAGGTTTAACCAATTTGATGATTTAAAAATCAGATATGAGCGATCTGTAAATGTACCAGGGCATGGCTGGTATGGACAATTTATCATTACAACAGGTAATGGTACCGTATATAAATTTAATGAGCGGGAAACCAGTTCTCAAAGTGAAGAGCCGAGTTCGTGGTTTCTAACAACAATAACTTCAGCTTCAGGCAGAGAAGTGTTCAATTTAGTTTACGAAAATGAGCAATTTGGCTACCACACAGCGGAAAGGCACTCTATCTACACAAGTTTGGGAACAGGTGCAGGAACAATCCGCCCTTGGGATAATGCTGAAACAGTTATTCATGGGAAAAGACTCAAGGAGATAAATACGAATACTTTAGGAAAGATTGTATTTGTTCCCCAGACTCAAGCTAGAAAAGATCTCGGCACTTATGCCTATGCATTAAAAGATATTGAAATATACACCTCTCAAAATGAAATGGTAAAGAAATTTCGTTTTGAAACAGAAGATATTGAAACCTCAATACGATTCCCACTTAATAACCCCACTTATGGTAACGCTGAATATATTAATTGGCGATTGTATTTAAAAAGTGTTACAGAGTTGAGCGCTAATGAAGCGCTTTCAAAGCCGCCCTATATCTTTACCTATTTTGACAGAGATGCGAATGGTAAAGATTTATTACCACATCGGGTATCCTTTGCGCAGGACCATTGGGGATATTATAATGGTAAAAATAGTAATGGATCCCTGACCCCTGCATACCATGGACCTTTCGGTTATAATTATCAGACAGGTGAGCATGACCCGCAGTTTGATGCATTTCTACCAATATGTTCAGTAAATGATTACTTAGAAAATTATGATTATTCATACGCGGGCCTAACCGGTGACCGTAGTTCTTCATTTCCATCAATGAGAGCTGGCACAATAAAATCAATTCACTATCCTACAGGGGGTCTAACTGAGTTTGATTTTGAAGCACACTATGGTCGTTTCGAAAGTCAAGATGTAACCATTAAATACTCAGGAATAGTAGGAGGTTTAAGAGTCAAAAGTATCACATCGCTTAGCCCATGTAACGAAATTCTCAGCAAAAAAGAATATGAATATGCAGAAGGTGGGCTGACACATTTTCCTAAATACCGCACTTACACGTATAATAATGGGTTAGGAGAGCCCAACGGAAGTCAGCCCGGTGTAATGCAAATTTGTACCAATAATCCCAATGGAGATCCATATATCGATAAACATTTGTATGTAACTATAAATCCAGGCTCCTTTACATTTCCAGGTGCTACAAAAGGTTCTTCAATAGGTTACAATATTGTTAGAGAAGTTGAGGTTGGAAATGGAAGTACAACATATACCTATACAAGTCCGCTTTCGCATCCCGATGAACATAATTCTACAAATTTAACCTACATATTCAGAGACCCTTTCTATCAAAACTATATCGTTGAGCGAGAATTGCTGTTTTCATCTAATCTTAGCTACCCTTATTTTCCAATGAAAGATAACGACTGGAAACGCGGTTTATTGATAAATAAGGACTCGCGCGATCTATACGGAAAAATTCTCACATCTGAAGCATACGAATATACCATGGAAGAACTTGGTAACGTACCAGCGTTAGCTATTCTTGAACAACGTAGGGAGCTGGATTTTTATTATGCACTGTATAAAGTCCCTTATGGATGGTGTCGTTTGGATAAGAAAACTATCACAAATTTTGATAAGCAGCAAAGCATAGGCCAGCAGCAGGTATATACCTATAATTATGAACCGCTTCATAAATACAAAATTAAAGAATCGCTAGTAAGCAGTAAAGGGGACACAATGTCCACCACTTACACTTATCCCTTTAATTATTCAATCGCACCCTATACATATATGACAGATCGCCATATTTTAACTCCGGTTATAGAAACGAAGCAATTTAAAAACGAAACGGAGCTAAGTTCTATCTTTACCGTTTACAAAGATTGGTTAGGCGACCAGACTGTCTTCGCACCAGAAATAATTAAAACTAAATTTAAAGAAAACGGCACCCCAGAGGCAAGAGTAAGGTATCACGAACTAAACGCCGATGGTGGCATTTTATCTGTTTCTAAGGAAAATGGAATTAAGACAAGTTATATCTGGGACAATCGGTCGTTAAGGCCAACAGCAGAAGTTAAAAATGCAAACCCAGAGGATATTGCTTATACCTCTTTTGAGGTTGACGGTTTTGGTAATTGGCAGTACAATAATGCAAGTATCGTTATAGATTCTGCAAGAACCGGGCAGCGATCATTTAGTCTTTCTTCTAATTATTCAGTTTCTAAAAGTGGGCTTAATGTAACTAAAGGCTATATCATTACCTACTGGAGTAAAGC
Protein-coding sequences here:
- a CDS encoding DUF5977 domain-containing protein; its protein translation is MPTSPNAAGLGEYGNIPISLYTGLPNISIPLWNLKGREIDFDVSLSYRASGVKVEDNASWVGMGWSLNAGGVITRVIRDKPDFQNGLQSRPILPLPASNLMRYDTIQYYSYMKGVVDMEPDVFNYNFNGKSGSFVFDRSGVARFNQFDDLKIRYERSVNVPGHGWYGQFIITTGNGTVYKFNERETSSQSEEPSSWFLTTITSASGREVFNLVYENEQFGYHTAERHSIYTSLGTGAGTIRPWDNAETVIHGKRLKEINTNTLGKIVFVPQTQARKDLGTYAYALKDIEIYTSQNEMVKKFRFETEDIETSIRFPLNNPTYGNAEYINWRLYLKSVTELSANEALSKPPYIFTYFDRDANGKDLLPHRVSFAQDHWGYYNGKNSNGSLTPAYHGPFGYNYQTGEHDPQFDAFLPICSVNDYLENYDYSYAGLTGDRSSSFPSMRAGTIKSIHYPTGGLTEFDFEAHYGRFESQDVTIKYSGIVGGLRVKSITSLSPCNEILSKKEYEYAEGGLTHFPKYRTYTYNNGLGEPNGSQPGVMQICTNNPNGDPYIDKHLYVTINPGSFTFPGATKGSSIGYNIVREVEVGNGSTTYTYTSPLSHPDEHNSTNLTYIFRDPFYQNYIVERELLFSSNLSYPYFPMKDNDWKRGLLINKDSRDLYGKILTSEAYEYTMEELGNVPALAILEQRRELDFYYALYKVPYGWCRLDKKTITNFDKQQSIGQQQVYTYNYEPLHKYKIKESLVSSKGDTMSTTYTYPFNYSIAPYTYMTDRHILTPVIETKQFKNETELSSIFTVYKDWLGDQTVFAPEIIKTKFKENGTPEARVRYHELNADGGILSVSKENGIKTSYIWDNRSLRPTAEVKNANPEDIAYTSFEVDGFGNWQYNNASIVIDSARTGQRSFSLSSNYSVSKSGLNVTKGYIITYWSKAGAYQVNGSTANPLYTINGWTLYEHKISGASSCTVTGSGLIDELRLHPENSTMQTFSYHPLYGINSTCDEANRVTTFEYDVLGRLIIVKDNSGNITKRIAYNYADTATINCNQQLIYNSEKSRSFTKSNCLIGQTGETIRYTVSAKTFSSYIPGEADARAQSIIDTYGQSYVNNIGTCKYYNDDQSGNYTAVGCPEGFNATTVYVSSPANVYESAISKEDANIRARYFAQSYANERGCVPGSVTIIGSNSNAIPNFKVKLTNLQNNVVYEYDLIAATLATIPPGPYTINIYNPYNTSTVYNFSADGLTMSGTSATFVSVNLSTFNVTVSIEQ